CGCCGGCCAGGGCTCGGCCCAGGACGACGACGGCGCGACGGGCGACGGGCCCACGGAGCTCGTGCTCTGGCACGGCATGACCGGCCCTGACGGCCCGGCCGTGCAGCAGATCATCGACGACTTCAACGCCTCGCAGGACGACGTGGTGGTGAAGCCCAACGTCATGCCGTGGGACGTGCTCTACCAGAAGGTGCTCACGTCGCTGTCGTCGGACGACGGGCCGCAGGTGGTCGCGATGAGCGCCTCGAACGTGCCGCAGTACGCGTCGAAGGGCGCGCTCGCGCCGGTGGACGACTTCTACGCCGACGACACCTGGATGGACACGTCGGCGCTGCCCGACGCCGCCAAGCACGCCGCCGACTTCGACGGCACCGCGTACGGCGTCCCGCTGAACATCGCGCCGATGACGCTCTACTGGAACAAGGACATGTTCGAGGCCGCCGGCCTCGACCCGGAGCAGCCGCCGACGACGTGGGACGAGTTCGCGTCCATGGCCGAGAAGCTCACGGTCGACGAGAACGGCGACGGCAAGCCCGAGCAGTACGCGGCCGCGCTGGCGGACCACACGACGGTGCCGATCTACCAGATGCTGCTCTGGGGCACGGGCGGCGGGGTGGTGGCGGACGACGCCGCGACCGCGACGCTCGACACCCCGGAGACGCTCGAGGCCCTCGAGTTCTGGGTCGACCAGGTGCGCGAGAAGAAGGTCTCCCCGATCGGCCTGTCGGGCGCGGACGCCGACAAGCTGTTCCAGACCGGCAAGGCCGCGATGGAGATCGTCGGCCCGTGGATGACCACCGGCTTCGACGAGGCGGGCCTGGACTACGGCCTCGCCGCCCCGCCCGCCGGGCCCGACGCGGACGTCACGCTCGCCGACGTGGTGGCGTTCACCGTCAACGCGAAGGCGTCCGACGCGCAGCAGGACGCCGCCAAGACGTTCTTCGCGTACTGGAACTCGGTCGAGTCGCAGAAGACGTGGGCCGACGGCTCGGGCTTCCCTCCCACGCGCACGGACATCCCGGCGGACGAGCTGGAGAACCCGTACTCCGCGGTGTTCGGCGACCCGGAGCTGCTCGGCAGCGCCAAGGTCTACCTGGCGGGCGTGCCGAGCTCCGGCACCATCACGGACTCGATCTTCTACCCGGCGCTGCAGCGCGTGCTCAACGGCGACGGCGACCTGACCGAGGTGTTCACCCAGGCGAACGCGGACGTGCAGGCCGCGATCGACAAGGGCTGAGGCATGACCGCAGCCACCACCGCCCCCGCCCCCGCCCGCGTCGCCGTCCGGCGCGGGCGGGGGGGCCCGGCGTCGCGAACGCACCGCCTGGCTGTTCCTGACGCCGAGCCTGCTGACCATCGCGGTGTTCATGCTCTGGCCGATGGTGCAGTCCGCGTACCTGTCCTTCATGGACTACAACCGCATCCAGCCCGCGCAGTGGGTGGGGCTCGACAACTACCGCGAGCTGCTCACCGACCCGGCCGTCGGCAACGCGCTGCGCAACACCCTCGTGTACGCGGTGGTCGTCACGCCGGTGACCGTCGGGCTCGCGCTCGCGCTCGCGCTGCTGCTCAACCGGGCGATCTTCGCGCGCGGGCTGGTGCGGACCGCCGTGTTCCTGCCGTTCATCGTGTCGCTGGGCATCGTCGCGATCGCGTGGGCGTTCCTGCTCGACCCGAACATCGGCCTCATCTCGCACTGGCTCGACGGGCTCGGCATCGTCTCGACGCAGGGCTGGCTGTCGGACCCGCAGCTCGCGATGCCCGCGGTCATGGTCGTCGGGATCTGGAAGACCGTCGGCTTCTACATGGTCATGTACCTCGCCGGGCTCCAGTCCATCCCGACCGAGCTCTACGAGGCGGCGTCGCTCGACGGCGCCGGGCCGTGGACGCGGTTCCGCAACGTCACCTGGCCGCTGCTGTCCAACCAGACGATGCTCATCTCGATCATGGCCGCGATCGCCACGCTCCAGGCGTTCGACCAGATCTACGTGATGACGCACGGCGGCCCCTACTTCCGCACGGAGACGCTCGTCATGCTCGTGTACCGCGTCGGCTTCGAGGACCTGCGCCTCGGCTACGGCTCCGCGATCTCCTGGGTGCTGCTGCTCGGGGTGTTCGTGCTGTCGATGCTCCAGTGGGGCTACTTCCGCAAGCGGGCGGTGACGTACTGATGGCCGACACCCTGCTGCGCCCCGCCGCGGTCGACGACGAGGCCCCGTCGCCCGTCCGGCACGACGTGCGCCGGCTCGACCGGCTGTGGCGGGTGCTGACCGGCGTCTGCGGGCTCGTCATCGCGGCGGCCATGCTGCTGCCGATCATCTGGATGGTGCTCACGGCGTTCAAGCCGGAGTCCGACATCGTGGCGTTCCCCCCGACGCTGTGGCCGCGCGCGCTGACGCTCGAGCACGTCGGGGACATCTGGTCGCAGATCCCGTTCGCGCGGCTGTACGGCAACACGATCGTGTTCGCCGGGGCCGTCACGGTGTTCTCGCTGCTGTTCGACGCGATGGCGGCCTACGCGCTGGCCCGGCTGGACTTCCGCGGCAAGAACGTCGTGTTCGTGCTGGTCCTCGTGCTGCTGATGCTGCCGTACCAGGTCACGCTCATCCCGCTGTACGACACCCTGGCGGCCGTCGGGCTGGCGGGGACGCTGCCCGGCATGATCGTGCCGCGGCTGACCAACGCGTTCGGCATCTTCTTCCTGCGGCAGTTCTTCCTGTCGCTGCCGCGGGACCTGGAGGAGGCCGCGCGCATCGACGGCGCGTCGGAGCTGCGGATCTTCGCGCAGGTGATCGTCCCGCTCGCCAAGCCTGCCCTGCTGACGCTCGGGCTGTTCCACTTCCAGTACAACTGGAACGACCTGCTGTGGCCGCTGATCATGGCGAACGACCTGGAGTCCGCCACCCTGCC
This is a stretch of genomic DNA from Cellulomonas sp. ES6. It encodes these proteins:
- a CDS encoding ABC transporter substrate-binding protein: MPDMHGRRTRRGIALAAGLTLALAACAGQGSAQDDDGATGDGPTELVLWHGMTGPDGPAVQQIIDDFNASQDDVVVKPNVMPWDVLYQKVLTSLSSDDGPQVVAMSASNVPQYASKGALAPVDDFYADDTWMDTSALPDAAKHAADFDGTAYGVPLNIAPMTLYWNKDMFEAAGLDPEQPPTTWDEFASMAEKLTVDENGDGKPEQYAAALADHTTVPIYQMLLWGTGGGVVADDAATATLDTPETLEALEFWVDQVREKKVSPIGLSGADADKLFQTGKAAMEIVGPWMTTGFDEAGLDYGLAAPPAGPDADVTLADVVAFTVNAKASDAQQDAAKTFFAYWNSVESQKTWADGSGFPPTRTDIPADELENPYSAVFGDPELLGSAKVYLAGVPSSGTITDSIFYPALQRVLNGDGDLTEVFTQANADVQAAIDKG
- a CDS encoding sugar ABC transporter permease, which translates into the protein MLWPMVQSAYLSFMDYNRIQPAQWVGLDNYRELLTDPAVGNALRNTLVYAVVVTPVTVGLALALALLLNRAIFARGLVRTAVFLPFIVSLGIVAIAWAFLLDPNIGLISHWLDGLGIVSTQGWLSDPQLAMPAVMVVGIWKTVGFYMVMYLAGLQSIPTELYEAASLDGAGPWTRFRNVTWPLLSNQTMLISIMAAIATLQAFDQIYVMTHGGPYFRTETLVMLVYRVGFEDLRLGYGSAISWVLLLGVFVLSMLQWGYFRKRAVTY
- a CDS encoding carbohydrate ABC transporter permease encodes the protein MADTLLRPAAVDDEAPSPVRHDVRRLDRLWRVLTGVCGLVIAAAMLLPIIWMVLTAFKPESDIVAFPPTLWPRALTLEHVGDIWSQIPFARLYGNTIVFAGAVTVFSLLFDAMAAYALARLDFRGKNVVFVLVLVLLMLPYQVTLIPLYDTLAAVGLAGTLPGMIVPRLTNAFGIFFLRQFFLSLPRDLEEAARIDGASELRIFAQVIVPLAKPALLTLGLFHFQYNWNDLLWPLIMANDLESATLPAGLAMFMGQHVVEYGLLMAGSVLALLPVVVFFLLIQRSFVAGIATTGMK